Genomic window (Granulicella arctica):
AGAGCCACGAATTTGTGGCGCTCACTCCACCCCGCCCGATCTTAGGCTAGTGGGTTGGGCTTTCTGCTGTGAAGCCGGAGCAGCAGGGTTTCATGACGGGTTGAAACTCCATCAACTCGACGCGGGTCATGTCGGGGTCGTAGAGGTTCCCTTGCCACTTGCCGTCTTTGCCCATCTGGGGCCCGTCGTGGCGGGGGCTGAGGCGGTCCTCTTTGTAGAGGGTTTGGATGGCCTGCTCCATGTTGGGGACACCGATGGAGAAATGGTTGAGGACGCCAAGCTCTCGCTGATCGACCTTCGCGATGGGCGTGGTGGAGCCGTCGCCGACCATCATGTACTCAAGCCAGTCGTGACCGTCGGGGACCTGTGCTGAGATCCAGTCGACCTTGTCGGGCTGCATCGCTCCAAACCAGTAGGGTTTGAAGCCGAGGAGGTCTTTGTAGAAGCGGTCTTCGGCGGCCTTGTCGTGGACGAGGAAGCCGACGTGGATGACGTGGGTGCCGATGGGCTTGCCGCCCGCGAGCGAAGGAGCGTGGCCGGGCTGAACGAACTGGACGACGTTGCCCTCAGGATCTTTGGTGCTGAACCAGTGGCTGCCGTCACTGGCCAGGGCGACGGGCGCGCCTGGGTCGGTGCCGTGAGCTTTGAGGTAGGAGTGCAGTGCAGGGGCGTCGGTGGTGATGAAGGCGACGCAACCGATGCGGCTGATGGAGTGGTCGGCTGGAAGCGGAAGGACCTCGACGAATTGCGTGGCGCTGAAGTAGAAGCGCTTGCCTTCCGCGGACTGGGGGTCGGGAGCTTTGACGCCGCCGAGTACGTGCCCGTAGAAGTTCTCGGAGGCTGCCGGGTCACTCGCAAAGACGCACATGTGGGAGATGCCGGTGATGGCTGGACGCTTTTGCTGAGCAAAGAGACTTGTGAGGCTGAGGGTGGCGCAGGAGGCGACAAGGGCGAGGCGCTTGAGAGAGATCATCATCGGGAGACTCACTTTTGATTTGTGGAGCGAGCAGTGCCGGATATGACGGCAAGGTTCGTTCGAGAACGGTAGCATGAGTCGGCGATCGCTGGCATGAAACGCTACTTCTCCGGAACCGTATACTGGTGCGCGAACGAGTGGCAGTTGTTTTAAGAGGATGGGTGCGGCGTGAGACAGATCAGATTGAAGACCGTAGTGATGGTTGCGACAGGTGTTTTCTGTCTTGGGACGTATAGCATTGCGCAGACTGCGGCCAAGGCGCAGGGTGACTCGAGCGTGATAGCGGTGGATGGAACGGCTACCGTGACGCGGATCGTTCCGGTACCGACAATGATCAGCCAGGAGGCGCAGAAGATGCTGGCGCGGCAGGTCTCCGATGTGGCCGTGCCGGAGACCCTGGACGTGCGACGGACCAAGACGGATACGTGGCAGGCGGGCGCGGGCGAGAAGTTTCGGAAGCTATACCCGGTGAACGTGACGTCGCAGACCATTGGTGGCGTGCCGACGAAGGTCATCATGCCCATGAACGTGCCGAAGGACAAGCAGCAGCGGGTGCTGATCAATCTGCATGGCGGCGGCTTCAACTCGGATTCGGGGTCGCTGACGGAGACGGTTCCGGTAGCGTTTATGAGCCAGACGAAGGTAGTGGCGGTGCTGTACCGACTTGCTCCGGAGCATCCCTTTCCCGCGGCTGTGGACGATGCGGTGGCGGTGTATCGTGAGTTGCTGAAGACGTACAAGCCCAGGAATATTGGCATGTTCGGGACTTCGGCCGGGGCGATTCTGACGGGCGAGGTTGCGGTGAAGCTGAAGCAGCTTGGTCTGCCGCTGCCGGGTGCGCTGGGCATCTTCTCGGGGATGGGCGACTTCAGCCAGGCTGGCGATTCGGTGGCGCTCTATGCGCTGAATGGGTTTTCAGGGCACCTCGATCCTCCGTCGGCAGAGGGGCGGGATAAGGGCTACACGGCAGATATCGATCCGAAAGATCCTGTGCTCTCGCCGATGTATGCGGATCTTCACGGCCTACCGCCGACGTTATTTATGACCAGCGGACGCGACCTGCTGCTGAGTGGGACGACGTTGTTGCATCGAGCATTTTTGAGGGCGGGCGTGGATGCGCGGCTGGTGGTGTTTGAGGCGCTGCCCCATGCTTTCTGGAATAACGAGACGCTGCCGGAGACGAAGGAAGCGGATCAGATGATGGCGGAGTTCTTCAACCGGGAGCTTGGCCGATGAACGGATGTTATGGGCAGACAGGCGACAGATTGGTCTGATGTGATGCAAACTTACAGTCATGAATAATGGAGCCCGGGAACTACAGCTAACCGATGCGATCAACGCGCTGCTCGACGCGCGAAGGACGAACACCCCTCTTACGGATCTCCCTGTCGAGTGGCAGCCGACGACGCTGGATGAAGCGTATTTCGTGCAGGATGCGATGGCTGTGGCGTATGGCGAGATAGGCGGTTGGAAGGTGGGTTCGCCGACGGCTGACGGGACACCGATCTTTGCGCCAATGCCGCGGAACTGGATCGCCCCTGCCGCCGCAGTGCTGAGCGAGCAGACGCATCGCTACCGCGGGCTGGAGGCGGAGATCGCCTTCATGATGGGCGAGGATCTGCCGCCACGGGCGACGCCGTACACCCGCGAAGAGGTTGTGGCTGCGATTGAGAGCTGCCATCCGGCGATCGAGGTGCTGGAGAGCGGGCTGGTCGACCCGGCGGCGGCGGCGCGCATGTCCATGCTGGCGGATCTGCAGATGCACGGCGGGTTTGTATACGGGCCGGCGTGTCCGGAGTGGAAGTCGATCGACTTTACGAAGGAGACGGTGACGCTGGCTGTGGATGGGCTAATCCGCGTGGAACGGACAGGATCGAACACGTCCGGCGACCTGATGCGGCTGCTGCCCTGGCTGGCGAACGAGGGTGCGGTGCGGACGGGCGGCCTGAAGGCGGGTCAATGGGTGACGACGGGGAGTTGGACGGGGAATGTGCAGGCGATCTCCGGAGCGAGTGTCGACGTGACGTTTGTTCATGCCGGGCGCGTGGGACTTCGGTTCGCATAACAGGTCTCTGAGAAAGGTTTCGCATGACGACGTATGGAGAAGGAATTGTCTTTACAGCTCCCGTAACGGAGCGGTTTGCCGAGGTGCTTACACCGGAGGCCGTAACGTTTCTTGCAGGGCTGCAGCGTGCGTTCAATGCGCGGCGCAAGGATTTGCTGGCGGCGCGGGTGGTGCGACAGGCGAGGCTCGATGCGGGGGAGCGGCCAGACTTTCTGAGTGAGACGAAGTCGATTCGCGATGCGGAGTGGACGGTCGCTCCGCTGCCTGCGGATTTGCTGGATCGGCGGGTTGAGATTACCGGGCCTGTCGAGCGGAAGATGATTATCAACGCGCTGAATTGTGGCGCGAAGGTCTTCATGGCCGACTTTGAAGATTCGACTACGCCTACGTGGGAAAACGTACTTGAAGGTCAACTGAACCTGCGCGACGCGGTGCGGCGGACGATTACGTTTGAAGATGAGAAGACCGGTAAGAGTTACAAATTGAATGAGAACCCGGCGGTGCTGTTTGTGCGGGCGCGCGGATGGCACATGGAGGAGCGGCACATGCTCGTCGATGGGGAGCCTGTGTCTGGTTCGCTGTTTGATTTTGGGCTGTACTTCTTTCATAACGCGAAGGAGTTGCTGTCGCGTGGGTCGGGGCCATACTTTTACCTGCCGAAGATGGAGAGCCATCTTGAGGCGCGGCTTTGGAACGACGCGTTTATTGCGGCGGAGGCGGCGCTGAGCGTACCAGCGGGCTCGATCAAAGGAACGGTATTGATCGAGACGATTCTTGCTACGTTCGAGATGGATGAGATTCTCTGGGAGCTAAAGGACCACTCGGCTGGCCTGAACTGTGGGCGTTGGGACTACATCTTCAGCTACATCAAGAAGTTTGCGGGTGATGTGAGCATACTGCTGCCGGATCGTGGGCAGGTGTCGATGACGACGCACTTCATGCGGAGCTATTCGAAGCTGGCGATCAAGACGTGCCATCGGCGAGGGGTGAGCGCAATGGGCGGGATGAGCGCGTTTATCCCGATCAAGAGCGACCCGGTGGCGAACGAAACGGCATTGACACAGGTGAGGGCGGACAAGGAGCGCGAGGCTACGGATGGACACGATGGAACTTGGGTTGCGCACCCGGGGCTGGTGCCGGTTGCGCTTGAGGTCTTCAATCGCGTGATGCCGCAAGCTAACCAGATCGATAAGCAGTTGCCGGATTATCATGTGACGGCGGAGGACCTGCTGCGGGTTCCTTCGGGATCGATTACGGAGGCGGGTCTGCGGCAGAATGTGGCCGTGGGGCTGGGGTATGTGGAGGCATGGCTACGCGGGATCGGATGCGTGCCACTCTTCAACCTGATGGAAGATGCGGCTACGGCTGAGATCAGCCGGGCGCAGCTTTGGCAGTGGGTCCATCATCATGCGGTGCTGGCGGATGGGCGGCCAGTGACGGCGGATTTGGTCAATGCGGCAATCGATGACGATCTTGCAGAGAAGAAGACGGTGCTGAGTGAGGAGCGATTTGTCTACTATGAACGCGCTGCTTCGTTGATGCGCGAGCTGATTGATGCGGAGAAGTTTCCGGAGTTCCTGACACTCTCCGCGTATGCAGAGGTGCTGGAGCATGAGTACGCCAGCTAGGCTGTCCTGCTCAGCTTCATGACGAGACATTTGGCGGCACCGCCTGCTTTGAGGAATTCGCTTAGATCGAGCTGGACGGTGTGGAAGCCTTTCAGCTCGAGTTGTCTGGTGAGGTGGTCGCTGATGCGGTTGAGGATGATGGTGCTGCCGATATTGACGGCGTTGCAGGCGAAGCGGAGTGCGTCTTCTTCGGTCACGACGATGCGTTTCTCGGCTGGATAGAAGGCTTCAATCTTCGCCAGAGAGGCGGCGTCGAACGCGCCGGGGTAGTAAAGGACGAAGCCTCCTTCGAGGGTGGCGAAGCAGGTGTCTAGATGGTAGAAGCGTGGGTCGATGAGGTGGAGCGAGGCCACGGCTACCGGCCATATCCCGGCAAGACGTGCGTGGCTTGCGAGCAAGGTGCGGGGGCCGTACCCAACCCAGAGCGTAAAGCCATCGGTGGAGAAGAGTGCGTCGCCTTCGCCCTCGAACGAGGTGTCGCGGGGCAGGTCGACCACGAGGTAGCCGGCTTGTTCGAACCAGGTGCGGAAGTGCTGCTCTTCTCCCTGGCGCTCGGGATGGAAGAAGCTGCTGAGCATGACGATGCCGTTGCGCTCGAGGCCAGCGTTGGCGGTGAAGACCATGTCGGGCGAGCCGCGTTGCGGCGCTACCAACTGGATGTCGGCGATGCGGGCGAGAGCCTGGTAGAGACTCTGCCACTGTGCGGTGGCGCGGTCGCGTGAGGAGGCGTGGACGTTGCCAGCCATCCATGGATTGATCACGTAGGTGACGTCGTAGAGGGTCGGCGCGCACATGAGGAAGTTTGGGCGTGCGGCTGTTTTGTACGGGATTGGGATCTCTGCGGCTGCGACGTTTGTAACGATTGCGGTGCTCATCTGCGGAGGTGCCTCTATGATGAGCCTGACAGCGCACAGGGATGTGGTCAACATGAATGATTATGCTGATTTTGCTGCATATTCATGCGAAAACGGCCGACCACTTTCGTGATCGGCCGTTGCTTATTTATGACGGATAAGGCGTTAGTTGATAGGCTGCGGCGGTGGCAGTCCCCTGCTCTCCGTGCGGACTGGTTTGTTCTTCGAGAAGAGCGCGAGGAACGTTTTCAGGATGACATAGAGGACGGGGATGAAGACCAGGTTGAGGGCGGTGGAGAGCACCATGCCGCCGACGACCGCGGTGCCCACCGAGTGACGACCATAAGCTCCGGCTCCGGTTGCGAGATAGAGCGGCATGACACCGAGGATGAAGGCGATCGAGGTCATGAGGATGGGACGAAGGCGAAGCTCCGCGGCGATGATGGCCGCTTCGATGATGGTCTTACCATGTTCAAGCTGCTGCTCTGCGAATTCGACAATGAGGATTGAGTTTTTCGCGGAGAGACCGATGAGCATGACAAGGCCGATCTGGACGTAGACGTCATCGTCGAGACCTCGGAGCGAGACAAGGGTGAGTGCTCCAAGGATGGCCATGGGGACGGCGAGCAGGATGATGAACGGGAGCGCGAAGCTCTCGTATTGTGCGGCGAGTGCGAGGTAAACAACCAGCAGGCCGAGGCCAAAGATGATAATGGCCTTGCCGCTGGACTCGATCTCTTCAAGCGCCAGACCTGTCCACGAGAAGGTCATCCCCTGGAGTTTGTTCTTGTTGAAGATCGCTTCCATGGCGGCGAGCCCCTGCCCGGAACTGAGACCGGGAGCGGGTGAGCCATCGATCTCCGCCGCGCGGAAGAGGTTGTAGTGAGAGATGACCTGCGGACCGGAGGTCTCCTCGAGAGCAACGAGGTTGTCGAGGGGGATCATCTGGTTGGAGTCAGAGCGGACGTAGTACTGGCGGAGGTCCTGCGCGTTGCGGCGGAAGAGCGAATCTGCCTGAACATACACGCGGTAGGAGCGATTGTTGAAGTCGAAGTCATTGACATAGGACGAACCCATGAAGGTCGCCATGGCAGAGGTGATCTGCGACAGTGGGACACCCATCGTCTTGGCTTTCTGACGGTCGATGGTGACCTGAAGCTGTGGATCGTTCGAGGTGAACTGGGTGTTGAGCGCGCTTAGACCCGACTTCGGATCGCGGGATTGCGCGACGATGGTGTGGGCTACGCGGTCGATATCGCCGAAGGTGTTGCGCCCTGCATCCTGCAGCATGAACTGGAAGCCGCCGACAGATCCAACACCGGCGATGGCTGGCGGCTCTGCGGCGAAGATGATGCCGCCGGGAACACCGAAGAGCTTCGGCCCGATGCGACCGACGATGTCTCGTGCGGAATGCCCTGCGCCCTTCTTCGTTCGCTCATCTACAGGTTTGAGCGGGGCGAAGATGAGGCCGGAGTTTGGCGAACTGCCGCCCGAGAGCGAGAAGCCCATGACGGAGAAGGTGCCGAAGACGTCGTCATCCTGCCGGACTAGAGCGGAGGCTCGATCGGCTACCTCTGAGGTGTAGGCAAGCGAAGCGCCGGGAGGCGTCTGGACGAGGATAAGGAAGTAGCCCTGATCCTCTGCGGGGACGAAGGCTGTAGGTACATGGTTGTACATGTAGACCGTGGCACCTAGTCCACCAAGGAAGATCAGTGCGAAGACCCAGCGCATCTTGACGATCCAGGTTACGGCGACGGCGTAGACGCTGATGACCCACTTGATGACTTTATCGATGAGGCCGAGCAGCCCGCCGTGGTGGGTCTCAGGCCGGAGCAGGATGGCTGCAAGTGCGGGTGAGAGCGTGAGTGCATTGAAGGCCGAGATCGCGATGGAGAAGGCGATGGTCAGGGAAAACTGTTTGTAGAGAATGCCGGTGGTGCCGGGAAAGAAGCTGACCGGAACGAATACCGAGATGAGCACGAGCGAGGTGGCGATGACGGCGCTGGTGACCTCAGCCATGGCGATGGATGTGGCCTGATGCGCGTCGTGCACGACTGGAGCGTCGGAGTTCGCATTGACGAGGAGATTGTCGGCTAGATGGCGCTGCACATTTTCGATGACGACGATGGCGTCGTCGACGACCAGTCCTGTGGCGAGCGTGATGCCGAAGAGGGTGAGTGAGTTGATGGAGAAGCCGAAGATCTTGATGAAGGCAAAGGTTCCGATGAGGGAGACCGGGATGGTGACCGCGGGAATGATGGTCGCGCGCCAGTCCTGCAGGAAGAGGAAGATGACGACGATGACGATGATGATTGCTTCGCCGATGGTCGTCTCGACCTCTCTGATGGAGTCGCTGACGACGGTCGTGGTGTCGACGGCGATGACGTAATCCATGCCGGGCGGGAAGGATTTGCGGAGTTCTGTGAGGACGGCGCGGCACTGTCTGTCGACGTCGAGGGCATTGGCGTTGGAGAGCTGCTGGACACCGACGCCGACGGCATCGCCGCCCGAGAATTTCAGGTCGGTGTTGTAGTTCTCGGCGCCGATCTCGGCACGGCCTACATCCTTGAGGAGGACGATTCCGTTGGCGGTGGCGCTGTTCTTGATGATGATGTTTTCGAACTGGCGCGGGTCCGAGAGACGACCAACGACGCGGACGGCCATCTGGAAGCTTTGTTTATCGTCACCGGGTGGCAGGCCTAGCTGACCGGCGGCTACCTCTACGTTCTGCTCCGAGAGAGCGTTGGTTACGTCGAGTGCGGTGAGGCTGCGAGCGGCTAGCTTGTTCGGATCCAGCCATAGACGCATGGCGTACTTGCGCTCGCCGAAGATAACGACTGCGCCCACACCGGGTACACGCTTGAGGGCGTCCGCTACATAGACATCGAGGTAGTTCGAGATGAAGGCTGGGGAGAGGCTTTTGTCGGGTGAGACGAAGCCGGCTGCGAGCACGAAGTTGCTGTTTGCCTTGGTGATCGTGATGCCGGTGTTGTTGACGGTGGCGGGCAGGCGGCCCTGTGCGGAGGCGACACGGTTCTGTACGTCGACGGCAGCGATCGAAAGATCGTAGCCAGTCTGGAAGGTGATAGTGATGGCGGAGGTGCCGTCGTTCGAGCTGGTCGAACTGATGTAGCGCATGCCTTCGACGCCGTTGATGGACTGCTCGAGGATGATGGTGACGGCGGACTCGACGTCTTTGGCGTTGGCACCGATGTAGTTCGAGGTGACGATGACCTGCGGCGGAGCGAGCTGCGGATAGAGCGAAATCGGCAGGGTCGGGATACAGACGGCACCGGCAAGAATGATGAGCAGGGCGCAGACTGTAGCAAAGATCGGACGACGAATGAAGAAATCTACCAAAACGAACCCCTGTGGAGCGGCTGGCTCCCGCGAAGCATGGGGAGGATGAAACGAAGCGGCAGGAGGGGTTGTCCCGACCCACCGAAGAGCAGACAAGACTAGCTCAGCGGTTGAACCGGTGCGCCTTCCTGAAGGAACTGAATGCTGGAGAGGATGACCTTATCTCCTTGCTTCAGGCCGCTAAGAACGGGATAGTTGTTGCCGAAGGTTTCGCCAACGGTTACGGCGACCTGATGCGCTGAGTAGCCGCCATGTGCCGAAGGGACCGCAACATAGACGAAGGGTTGACCGCCTACACGGACGACCGCAAGCACAGGGACGACAGGCTGCGAGGCGGTGTTCCAGGTAACACGGGCGTTGACGAGTTGCAGATTGCGGAGGCGCTGGGCCGTTCGCGGAATCTCAGCCTTGGCGAGAATGCTTTGTAGTCCGTTATCCACCTGCGGCGAGAGAAAGCTGATGGAGGAGTGCGCGAGAACCTCGCCCGAAGCATCGAGGATGTCGATCGGGAGACCGGGGCGCACGAGCGAGGCACGCTCAGTCGGCAGATAGATGTACGCTTCCAGGTCTGCGTTCTCATCGACCGTGGTGAGTACGGTGGTGGGCGAGACGTAGTCGCCGAGATGGACCGGGATGTCGCCGATCACGCCGGCGAAGGGTGCGCGGATCTGGTAGTAGGCGAGCTGCTGCTGCTGGGTGGTGGTGAGGGCTGCGTTTGCCTCATAGTCACCCTTGGAATTCTGGAAGGCCTGAATTGCCTGATCGTAGGCGTCACGTGAGGTGACCCCGGCTTCGAAGAGCTTGCGCTGACGCTCAACTTCGGTCTGGTTATATTGGTAGACAGCTTGCTTCTGAGCCTGGGTTCCCTGTTGCGACTGGACGGCAGCAGTCTGCTTCAGTGGGTCGATCTGCATGAGCAGCTGACCGGCGCGGACGGCATCGCCGGATTTGACGAGGATGCGCGTGATGTTGCCATCGACCTGCGGCTGCATGGTCGAGGTGCGACGGCTCTTGATGGTCGCGACATAGGTATCGCGACTGGGCACGTCGGTGAGCGAGACTGGTGCGACTTTGACGGGCATCGCCTGGGGAGGAGGTGCGACCGGAGCAGGCTTGGAGCAACCGACGGTCAAAACAGAGGCACAAATAAGCAGCGGCAGGGCGCGAAGATTCAATAGGTGAGGCAATTTACTTCTCCTTGTAACTCTGTGAAACCGTAACTTTGTGCAACCTGTAACCATGACTCATCCGACTCTATGACGAAGTACAAAGACTGGCGAACGTACGCAGCGCAACGCTTGCAAACGCCAAACTTGATTCAGGCCGCAGTGACGGCCACTGTTCAGTCGACAGTCTGTTCCTCAAAGTATTCAGTAACTGGTTTAGATGAGGCAGCCTAGCGCGTCGATGCGTTTCTTCGGGCCCGCTTCTAAAGTATTGGAGGGCCAGTCCCAAATGCAACCGGTCTGGGCAAACGGCGCAAGCTAATCGCTGAAAGCAAACGGGTTAAAGTCCGCCTGGCGGTCGAAGGTGTCCACCTTTTCTGCTGCCTTAAGGCCGTTGATGATGAGATAGGTGAGCGGTGTGGCAACCACCTCATAGCCGACCTTAAGAAGGTATCCCGTGACGATGATGTTGATGAGGGTGTGGACGGGATAAATACCGGCGAAGGTGAGGGTAATGACCAGGACCGTATCGACGGCCTGGCCAACAACGGTCGAACCGATGGTCCGCGTCCACAGCTTGCGACCGTTTGTCAGGAGCTTGAGCCGCGACATGGTGTAGGAGTTTGCGAACTCACCGGCCCAGAAAGCGACAAGACTGGCGGCCAGCATGCGCGGAATGAAGCCGAAGACCGTCGCAAATGCCTGTTGGTTCTTCCAGCCCGGAGCAGCGGGTAGCGCGATGACGAGCGCTCCCATGAGGTAGAGGAGTGAGGTTCCGAAGAAGCCAAGCCAGATCGCGCGACGGGAGGCTGCGAAGCCGTAGACTTCGGTGAAGACGTCGCCAAAGATATAGGTGATGGGGAAGAGCAGAATCGCTCCGCTGACCGCAAAGGGGCCGATCTGGCAGACCTTCTGGGCGACGAGGTTTGAGACGAGCAGGATGACGACGAAGCCGGTCGTGAGTGCGTCGAGGTATTTGAAGCGTTGTGGCGACATTGGCATGGTGGGTTAGCGGTAAGCTTTCCTGATCATAAGAGCAGCATCGGGAAAGCCGGAAATTTTGACACTTGGCGGGGATGTTGGTAGCGTTAGGAATGACGAGGGCGCAAGTTCGTGCCGTCGTGCTCTGTAGCGTCCCCGTCGTCTAGCCCGGCTCAGGACACCGCCCTTTCACGGCGTTGACACGGGTTCAAATCCCGTCGGGGACGCCAAATAAAGCGATAGCCTATATATTTCGACGGCTGTTCCTATCGTGTCAACACTGCGAAGCGCCGGCAACTTGAGTGATAAGCTGACTTATGAAATTTCGCGTGTTTGCGACCCGGGTTCAACCCGCTCCGCCTCCCTCGCCGATGCGACTTGAGATCATGTTGGTGGAAGATCTTCCAGTTGTTGCAGGGCATGAATTAGCTACATTTCGTCGGGCATTCGATCAGCTTGAGCGCGTCACCTCGACCCTCGCTGACTCGGATATCAATGTGCGCTTTAAGAGCGCGATCCTGGCTACATGCGACAGAGCCATGCGCGATGCGAACGTAAAGAAGACGTCCGAGATGATCGTCGACATCGACCGCAAGCAACTTCGCTTGCTTGACTTTCTGCCACTGTAGAACTGAACGCGAAGGCAATTCGTGACGGTTCTAGCCGAATGTGTTTTCAAAGATGTATGGCGTGCGCATCGGACGTGAGAGCATCGCGTTTGCCTCGTCGTCGTGATTAAAGCGCTCGCGTTCCGGGTCCCAGTGAAGGTGGCGTTTCGTCTTCATCGCGATGTGATGCAGCAGGCAGGTGGAGCAGGCGCGGTGACCGATCTCAACGGGTGCGGTCGGTTGCTTGCGGGTACGAATGCACTCGAGCCAGTTAGCATGCTGCTCTGTTGCGGTGTAGAGGTGGATCTCGTCGGGACCGATGACGGAGTCGAGAATTTTAGGGTCGCTGGCGACTAGAGGCTCGATCTTGACCTTGTCCCCTGGCTTGGCGGTGGGTGATGCCTGCTCGTCGCGTGTGACGAAGAGCGAACCCTTGGTGCCGTACCACTTGATACCGTTCGGGAAGTCGCCGGAGATGTCCATCGTGACACCATTGGCGTAGATGGCATGGGTTAGAAACTTGCCGTGGACATTCCAGAGGCCATGTGTGGGGAACTCGGCCGTGCCCCAGATCTCGACCGGTCCCGTGTGCTCGGTGTTCATGCCCCAGTGGGCCGTATCGACGTGGTGCGCGCCCCAGCCGGTGATCATGCCTGCTCCGAACTGCTCCATACGGAGCCAGCCCGGACGATCGAACCCCTCGAGCGGCATCACTCGATCGACGGTGTACGGCACATTCGGCGTCGAGCCGAGCCAGGCGTCGTAGTTGAAGTCGGAGGGGATCGGCATAGGCGCTGGGTCGCCGCCCGCGGGATCGCCGGGCAGGCCGATCTCTACATGCTTCACTTCGCCGATGCGGCCGTTGCGAACCAGCTCGCAGGCGCGGTGGAACTGCTTCCATGAGCGCTGCTGACTGCCGATCTGCAGGATTTGCCCGGTCGACTGGACGGTGTCGCTGAGGTAACGACCCTCTGCGATGGTGAGCGATGCCGGCTTTTGCAGATATACGTCTTTACCGGCGCGGACAGCTGCGGCTGCGATCAGCGCGTGCTGATGGTCCGGCGTGCTGATCACGACGGCGTCGATATCCTTGTTGGCCAGAAGCTCGTTGTAGTTGTGGTAGCCGGTGACCCCGTCGTAGGGCTTGCCCGTCTTCTTGGTATAGAAGTCGTTGACGAACTGCTTTCCCTCATCCACGCGATGTCCGGCTAGATCGCATACGGCCATGATGCGTGCGCCGTCCACCTTGAGAATGGCCGGCATGTCATGCACGCGCGAGATGCGGCCGACGCCGATAGCACCGACGTTGATCTGCTTGCTCGGAGCCATCTGCCCGAATACGGATGAGGGCAAAATGGTTGGAAATCCAACTGCTACCGCCGCTCCTGCTGTCTTCACAAAGGTGCGGCGAGATATTGCGCTCTTTTGTGCCAGAGTCATGCTATGCCTCCCTTTGTTCCTAAGCGCTCAGGTGAACGAGCTTCGCGTTCTTTTGCGCCTTGATGACAAGCTCTGCGGCAAGCAGGCATTGCGTCTGGTCCTGCGCGATGTGCGTTCGGTTCACAACGTCCGCTACAAATTGTGGACCGAATGGCAGAGTGAGATTGTTGCAGTCGATGTAGCGCGATTGATTCTTGTCGACGATGAAGAGATTGTTCCCGGACTTGCTGACGGCTACGTTGGTGTACTTGCGCACCTCGATGTAGCCCTGCGTGCCGAGGATGAACAGTCGGCCATCGCCCCATGTTCCGAGACCATCGGGGGTGAACCAATCT
Coding sequences:
- a CDS encoding VOC family protein, with amino-acid sequence MMISLKRLALVASCATLSLTSLFAQQKRPAITGISHMCVFASDPAASENFYGHVLGGVKAPDPQSAEGKRFYFSATQFVEVLPLPADHSISRIGCVAFITTDAPALHSYLKAHGTDPGAPVALASDGSHWFSTKDPEGNVVQFVQPGHAPSLAGGKPIGTHVIHVGFLVHDKAAEDRFYKDLLGFKPYWFGAMQPDKVDWISAQVPDGHDWLEYMMVGDGSTTPIAKVDQRELGVLNHFSIGVPNMEQAIQTLYKEDRLSPRHDGPQMGKDGKWQGNLYDPDMTRVELMEFQPVMKPCCSGFTAESPTH
- a CDS encoding alpha/beta hydrolase; the protein is MRQIRLKTVVMVATGVFCLGTYSIAQTAAKAQGDSSVIAVDGTATVTRIVPVPTMISQEAQKMLARQVSDVAVPETLDVRRTKTDTWQAGAGEKFRKLYPVNVTSQTIGGVPTKVIMPMNVPKDKQQRVLINLHGGGFNSDSGSLTETVPVAFMSQTKVVAVLYRLAPEHPFPAAVDDAVAVYRELLKTYKPRNIGMFGTSAGAILTGEVAVKLKQLGLPLPGALGIFSGMGDFSQAGDSVALYALNGFSGHLDPPSAEGRDKGYTADIDPKDPVLSPMYADLHGLPPTLFMTSGRDLLLSGTTLLHRAFLRAGVDARLVVFEALPHAFWNNETLPETKEADQMMAEFFNRELGR
- a CDS encoding 2-keto-4-pentenoate hydratase translates to MNNGARELQLTDAINALLDARRTNTPLTDLPVEWQPTTLDEAYFVQDAMAVAYGEIGGWKVGSPTADGTPIFAPMPRNWIAPAAAVLSEQTHRYRGLEAEIAFMMGEDLPPRATPYTREEVVAAIESCHPAIEVLESGLVDPAAAARMSMLADLQMHGGFVYGPACPEWKSIDFTKETVTLAVDGLIRVERTGSNTSGDLMRLLPWLANEGAVRTGGLKAGQWVTTGSWTGNVQAISGASVDVTFVHAGRVGLRFA
- the aceB gene encoding malate synthase A; translated protein: MTTYGEGIVFTAPVTERFAEVLTPEAVTFLAGLQRAFNARRKDLLAARVVRQARLDAGERPDFLSETKSIRDAEWTVAPLPADLLDRRVEITGPVERKMIINALNCGAKVFMADFEDSTTPTWENVLEGQLNLRDAVRRTITFEDEKTGKSYKLNENPAVLFVRARGWHMEERHMLVDGEPVSGSLFDFGLYFFHNAKELLSRGSGPYFYLPKMESHLEARLWNDAFIAAEAALSVPAGSIKGTVLIETILATFEMDEILWELKDHSAGLNCGRWDYIFSYIKKFAGDVSILLPDRGQVSMTTHFMRSYSKLAIKTCHRRGVSAMGGMSAFIPIKSDPVANETALTQVRADKEREATDGHDGTWVAHPGLVPVALEVFNRVMPQANQIDKQLPDYHVTAEDLLRVPSGSITEAGLRQNVAVGLGYVEAWLRGIGCVPLFNLMEDAATAEISRAQLWQWVHHHAVLADGRPVTADLVNAAIDDDLAEKKTVLSEERFVYYERAASLMRELIDAEKFPEFLTLSAYAEVLEHEYAS
- a CDS encoding dimethylarginine dimethylaminohydrolase family protein; amino-acid sequence: MSTAIVTNVAAAEIPIPYKTAARPNFLMCAPTLYDVTYVINPWMAGNVHASSRDRATAQWQSLYQALARIADIQLVAPQRGSPDMVFTANAGLERNGIVMLSSFFHPERQGEEQHFRTWFEQAGYLVVDLPRDTSFEGEGDALFSTDGFTLWVGYGPRTLLASHARLAGIWPVAVASLHLIDPRFYHLDTCFATLEGGFVLYYPGAFDAASLAKIEAFYPAEKRIVVTEEDALRFACNAVNIGSTIILNRISDHLTRQLELKGFHTVQLDLSEFLKAGGAAKCLVMKLSRTA